From Oceanipulchritudo coccoides, the proteins below share one genomic window:
- a CDS encoding integron integrase: MKSAKTEVVRSAEQRVHFPDWKSALRVIKDERERRSVEIILNWYLGWCKRNGRFASIETAALFLEEIIEERRPEEWVLSGWKRGLRWFFSRARGQASVEVARAQVPRERVSGEAPESHDPVDSIENPWERRLAETLRREDRMLRTEQAYRAWLKRYLAWLGERDPTGQPSVFASGFLEHLAVREMVAHSTQRQALNALVYFYKKVLQLDLGELEFVRSPRRRRLPVVLSREEISRLLGHMSGTPLLMAQLAYGGGLRVSELVRLRVKDMDLDRLQIHVRSGKGDKDRVTTLSEQILPFLRQHLDRLVFLHKEDQEARIPGVFLPGALERKYPSAGSQIQWQWLFPTTNLQRDPRSGLMRRHHVTPGAFQKAISRATSAASLNKRVTPHALRHSFATHLLESGTDIRTVQDLLGHASVETTQIYLHVMQKPGLGVRSPLDG, encoded by the coding sequence ATGAAGTCAGCAAAAACAGAGGTTGTTAGGAGCGCGGAACAGCGGGTGCATTTTCCAGATTGGAAATCAGCGCTCCGGGTGATCAAGGACGAGCGTGAGCGAAGGAGTGTGGAGATCATCCTGAACTGGTATCTGGGCTGGTGTAAACGGAACGGGCGTTTCGCCTCGATCGAGACGGCCGCCCTGTTCCTGGAGGAGATCATCGAGGAGCGGCGTCCGGAGGAGTGGGTGCTTTCGGGCTGGAAACGGGGCCTGCGGTGGTTTTTCAGCAGGGCGCGTGGGCAGGCTTCCGTGGAAGTGGCTCGCGCGCAGGTCCCGAGGGAAAGGGTCTCCGGGGAGGCTCCGGAAAGTCATGATCCGGTGGATTCCATCGAAAATCCGTGGGAGCGCCGGCTTGCCGAGACACTGCGCCGGGAGGATCGCATGCTGCGGACGGAGCAGGCTTACCGTGCTTGGTTGAAGCGTTATCTGGCCTGGCTTGGCGAGCGGGACCCAACCGGACAACCGAGTGTTTTTGCGTCAGGCTTCCTTGAGCATCTGGCGGTGAGGGAGATGGTCGCCCACAGCACGCAGCGCCAGGCGTTGAACGCCTTGGTTTATTTCTACAAGAAAGTCCTTCAGCTCGACCTTGGGGAGCTGGAGTTTGTGCGGTCGCCACGGCGTCGTAGACTCCCCGTGGTCCTCAGCCGGGAGGAAATTTCCCGGCTTTTGGGCCATATGAGCGGAACCCCGCTGCTCATGGCACAGCTCGCCTACGGAGGGGGGCTGAGGGTCTCCGAGCTCGTGCGCCTGCGGGTCAAGGATATGGATCTTGACCGCTTGCAAATCCATGTCCGCTCAGGAAAGGGCGACAAGGATCGGGTGACCACGCTTTCCGAACAGATCCTTCCGTTCCTGCGACAACATTTGGACCGGTTGGTCTTCCTGCACAAGGAGGATCAGGAGGCCCGAATACCGGGCGTCTTCCTGCCCGGAGCCCTTGAGCGGAAATATCCGTCGGCAGGCAGCCAAATCCAGTGGCAGTGGCTCTTCCCGACCACCAACCTGCAGCGGGATCCCCGTTCGGGGCTGATGCGGCGGCACCATGTTACACCCGGGGCCTTCCAGAAGGCCATTTCCCGCGCGACAAGCGCTGCCTCGCTGAACAAGCGAGTCACCCCGCATGCCCTGCGGCACTCCTTTGCCACGCATCTGCTCGAGTCGGGAACTGACATCCGCACAGTCCAGGATTTACTCGGCCACGCGTCGGTTGAGACAACCCAGATCTACCTGCATGTGATGCAGAAGCCGGGCCTTGGCGTCCGCAGCCCTCTTGATGGATGA
- a CDS encoding ABC transporter substrate-binding protein: MRFLSFFGLFFTGALLLSTGCSRQTDTTTSEGPATFIFARGADAQKLDPADVDDGESVNTMAQIFEGLIGFKPGSLEVEPRLAKSYVISDDGLSYTFVLREGVRFHDGTPLTAESARFSFDRQMDPDHPAHFPGASFQYWQNLYSDIERLESVDEMTLRFHLSRPNAGLLTAFASFPAWLVSPGGFEEYGDQMVFHPVGTGPYRFVSWRPNEAIIFEANPDYWREPAAGFDRMVMRSIPLNSSRLSELLAGNIHGLDGIQPSELADLESDTRFQILHAPGMNVGYLAFSELSDRVKDPDLRRAIAMAIDRANIVRLALDNFGSVAAYPAPASFLGIPDDDGPINHDPSAAKALVEAHPEWTESPLTLATFGQPRMYFPDPQRIASLIRNDLEKAGFKVEIINREFKSHLHTTRKGDFEMALLGWIADTPDPDNFLSTFFHSRAAVPGSATNISFYRNPEMDQLLDAALAVSNRAEREALYARVLELWARDLPLVPLVQGDQITVLDRNIGGYALSPTGNHFFGPVYWNSGDMPANAQ, encoded by the coding sequence ATGCGATTTCTTTCCTTTTTCGGGCTCTTCTTTACGGGAGCGCTGCTGCTTTCAACAGGTTGTAGCCGGCAAACGGATACAACCACCAGCGAAGGGCCGGCCACCTTCATCTTCGCCCGCGGGGCCGATGCCCAGAAGTTGGACCCAGCCGATGTGGACGACGGCGAATCGGTCAATACGATGGCCCAGATCTTCGAGGGCCTGATCGGCTTCAAGCCGGGCTCGCTCGAGGTCGAGCCACGGCTCGCCAAGAGCTACGTAATTTCCGACGATGGCCTGAGCTACACCTTTGTCCTGCGCGAGGGCGTCCGCTTTCACGATGGCACGCCACTCACCGCCGAGTCCGCCCGCTTCAGTTTCGATCGGCAGATGGATCCGGACCACCCGGCGCATTTTCCCGGTGCCAGTTTCCAATACTGGCAGAATCTCTATTCGGATATCGAGCGGCTTGAATCGGTTGATGAGATGACGCTCCGGTTTCATCTTTCGCGTCCCAACGCTGGTCTTCTCACGGCTTTCGCCAGCTTCCCGGCATGGTTGGTCAGCCCGGGAGGCTTTGAGGAATACGGCGACCAGATGGTCTTTCATCCGGTTGGCACGGGCCCTTACCGCTTTGTTTCATGGCGTCCCAACGAAGCCATCATCTTTGAGGCCAATCCCGATTATTGGCGGGAACCGGCCGCCGGCTTTGACCGCATGGTCATGCGCTCGATCCCCCTCAACTCGTCCCGTCTTTCCGAGCTGTTGGCCGGTAACATCCATGGCCTCGATGGAATCCAGCCCTCGGAATTGGCTGATCTGGAATCCGACACGCGCTTCCAGATCCTTCATGCTCCGGGAATGAACGTCGGTTACCTGGCCTTCAGTGAGCTTTCCGACCGGGTCAAGGATCCCGACTTGCGGCGTGCCATTGCCATGGCCATCGACCGCGCCAACATCGTGCGCCTTGCCCTCGATAACTTTGGCTCGGTCGCCGCCTATCCCGCACCAGCCAGCTTTCTCGGCATTCCCGATGATGATGGTCCCATCAATCACGATCCCTCTGCCGCCAAGGCCCTGGTCGAGGCACATCCGGAATGGACAGAGTCGCCGCTCACGCTGGCCACCTTCGGCCAGCCGCGGATGTATTTCCCTGATCCGCAGCGCATCGCTTCCCTGATCCGCAACGACCTCGAAAAGGCCGGTTTCAAAGTCGAAATTATCAACCGCGAATTCAAGAGCCACCTCCACACGACCCGCAAGGGCGACTTCGAGATGGCTCTCCTTGGCTGGATCGCCGATACGCCCGATCCGGATAACTTTCTCTCCACTTTTTTCCACAGCCGTGCCGCCGTCCCGGGCTCGGCCACCAACATTTCCTTCTACCGCAATCCTGAAATGGATCAGCTCCTCGACGCGGCGCTTGCCGTCTCAAATCGCGCCGAGCGCGAGGCCCTCTATGCGCGGGTGCTCGAGCTCTGGGCCCGCGACCTGCCGCTTGTCCCGCTCGTCCAGGGAGACCAGATTACTGTCCTTGACCGCAACATCGGGGGCTATGCCCTGTCGCCCACCGGTAATCACTTTTTCGGGCCCGTGTATTGGAATTCTGGTGACATGCCCGCAAATGCTCAATGA
- a CDS encoding ABC transporter permease, translated as MSDAVQEPAQAVKQSRARLLLVEIRRFVLIFLAASFFLFLALESMPEDPVSLRVKNPDPERIAEIRDSLGLNDPWLTRYVRGVGDFLTLDWGESLISGRPVAGEVARYLPATLELAVLGILFGVSFGLALVLSAHATGWTWLLQPVRGMGALGLTVPIFWIGILFVLVFSVQLGWLPVGGRFDFAYEAPRITGFLLLDSLLVWDLHAFWIACRHLVLPVLTLGLYPAAVVAGTLEARLGESFLERLVTALKSRGFSPARVWGRHVLRLVSGPVVTVIGTQAGALLGGAVLTETVYSWPGMGRFLVDGVLNRDLFVIQHGLLLVVVLALCIVTVSDLIATRLDHQLQNREDS; from the coding sequence ATGAGTGACGCTGTTCAAGAGCCGGCCCAGGCCGTGAAGCAATCCCGGGCGCGCCTCCTGCTTGTGGAAATCCGGCGCTTCGTCCTTATTTTTCTCGCGGCAAGTTTCTTCCTCTTCCTCGCCCTCGAGTCCATGCCGGAGGATCCGGTAAGCCTGAGGGTCAAGAATCCCGACCCGGAGCGCATTGCGGAAATACGCGACAGCCTCGGACTCAACGACCCGTGGCTCACCCGCTATGTCCGCGGGGTGGGGGACTTCCTCACACTCGATTGGGGCGAGAGCCTGATCAGCGGGCGTCCGGTTGCCGGGGAGGTGGCCCGCTATCTTCCTGCAACCCTTGAGCTCGCCGTCCTCGGTATCCTCTTCGGGGTCTCCTTTGGGCTGGCGCTGGTCCTTTCCGCTCACGCCACCGGCTGGACATGGCTCCTCCAGCCAGTCCGGGGCATGGGCGCCCTCGGGCTCACGGTTCCCATTTTCTGGATTGGCATCCTCTTTGTGCTTGTTTTCTCAGTACAGCTGGGATGGCTCCCGGTCGGGGGGAGGTTTGATTTTGCCTACGAGGCACCGCGGATCACGGGCTTTCTCCTTCTTGATAGTCTCCTTGTCTGGGACTTACACGCCTTCTGGATCGCCTGCCGTCATCTGGTTCTCCCCGTCCTCACCCTGGGGCTCTATCCGGCCGCCGTCGTTGCCGGGACGCTAGAGGCCCGGCTCGGGGAAAGCTTTCTTGAACGGCTGGTCACGGCCCTCAAGTCGCGCGGGTTTTCCCCGGCGAGGGTCTGGGGGCGCCATGTCCTGCGCCTGGTCAGCGGTCCGGTCGTCACGGTCATCGGCACGCAGGCCGGTGCTTTGCTCGGTGGCGCTGTTCTGACTGAGACAGTCTATTCATGGCCCGGGATGGGGCGCTTCCTCGTCGATGGCGTGCTCAATCGCGATCTCTTTGTCATCCAGCACGGGCTCCTTCTGGTGGTTGTCCTCGCCCTCTGCATTGTCACGGTTTCCGATCTGATCGCAACGCGCCTTGATCACCAACTCCAGAACCGGGAGGATTCGTGA
- a CDS encoding ABC transporter permease encodes MKALISLRRLPDAWASFILVFALSGLLFTPYPSREQAFRDRALEGPSWAHPLGIDGLGRDFFSRLWEGSGHTVALAVIALLITLGVAALLVSIERIFPNSIGRFVRMGVGLWVAFPVIFIGLLLLVFLNPSPFTLVLAVGFGNLAFAFRQLRVFWMATRNALYVQSSEVLGSRGWALFRWAIWPNLVPDIFALARLLFAMSALELSGLAFLGLIGDPDFAELGAILKQNQPYLYQAPALAILPGAILSLILLSVHLSRFHR; translated from the coding sequence GTGAAGGCACTCATTTCACTGAGACGGCTTCCCGATGCATGGGCCAGCTTCATCCTCGTCTTCGCCCTTTCGGGTCTTCTGTTCACTCCCTATCCGTCGCGCGAGCAGGCCTTCCGGGATCGTGCCCTCGAAGGGCCTTCCTGGGCTCATCCGCTCGGGATCGACGGGCTCGGACGCGACTTTTTCAGCCGGCTCTGGGAAGGGTCCGGGCACACTGTTGCCCTCGCCGTCATCGCCTTGCTGATCACTCTCGGGGTCGCCGCCCTGCTTGTCTCCATTGAGCGGATTTTTCCCAATTCGATCGGACGCTTTGTCCGGATGGGTGTGGGGCTCTGGGTCGCGTTTCCGGTTATCTTTATCGGGTTGCTCCTCCTTGTCTTTCTCAATCCATCCCCCTTCACGCTGGTGCTTGCCGTCGGCTTCGGTAACCTGGCCTTTGCTTTCCGCCAACTCAGGGTTTTCTGGATGGCCACCCGGAATGCCCTTTATGTCCAGTCCAGCGAGGTGCTGGGCTCCCGTGGCTGGGCGCTTTTCCGCTGGGCTATTTGGCCCAATCTGGTCCCGGATATCTTCGCCCTTGCCCGGCTTCTCTTTGCCATGAGCGCCCTCGAGCTTAGCGGGCTTGCCTTCCTCGGCTTGATCGGTGACCCGGATTTTGCCGAGCTCGGAGCCATTTTAAAACAGAATCAGCCTTATCTCTATCAGGCGCCCGCGCTTGCCATCCTCCCCGGTGCCATCCTCAGCCTTATTCTCCTCAGCGTCCACCTCTCCCGGTTTCACCGCTGA
- a CDS encoding metallophosphoesterase: MKLPVPEDDEQAGRLLHDMDRSEFPGHWDPEWVEKRWQLEHRRREKMIGSADEDGIHLPFHYRFLRWGLKAVGLYARGHRNFLDVRIRELEHHPARWPAALDGFRILQITDLHIDLDPALQPVLRRLIPSVECDLAVITGDYWEGAGQHPSGALEKLEEILKLVGNPTHGIYGVLGNHDTLPLAASLEKMGLPILINEAVQIGNGPAEFSLAGVDDPFFFRTDDVNKAASGCRAGIPRILLSHSPQVAPEADENGFCLVLSGHTHGGQICLPGGHALLSMERIPTPLFRGLWRRGSMIGYTSTGTGSCHVPVRYNCPPEIVIHTLRSSS, translated from the coding sequence ATGAAATTGCCCGTGCCAGAGGATGATGAACAGGCGGGACGCCTGTTACACGATATGGATCGTTCTGAATTTCCCGGTCATTGGGACCCGGAATGGGTGGAAAAGCGGTGGCAGCTTGAGCACAGGCGGCGGGAGAAGATGATCGGCTCAGCGGATGAGGATGGCATCCACCTCCCGTTTCATTACCGCTTCCTGCGCTGGGGGTTAAAGGCGGTGGGCTTGTACGCCCGCGGCCACCGGAACTTTCTTGATGTCCGGATCCGGGAACTTGAGCATCATCCAGCCAGATGGCCAGCGGCCTTGGACGGATTCCGGATTCTCCAGATCACCGACCTGCATATTGATCTGGATCCCGCGCTCCAGCCGGTATTGCGGAGATTAATCCCCTCAGTGGAATGCGATCTCGCGGTGATCACTGGTGACTACTGGGAAGGCGCTGGGCAGCATCCCTCGGGGGCGTTGGAAAAACTGGAGGAAATCCTCAAGCTGGTAGGCAATCCCACCCACGGGATCTACGGGGTTCTGGGGAATCATGACACCCTGCCCCTCGCGGCTTCCCTTGAGAAAATGGGCCTGCCGATTTTGATCAATGAGGCGGTGCAGATTGGGAATGGTCCGGCAGAATTTTCCCTGGCGGGCGTGGATGACCCCTTCTTCTTCCGCACCGACGATGTGAATAAGGCCGCCTCTGGTTGTCGGGCTGGCATTCCGCGGATTCTTCTCAGCCACAGCCCACAGGTGGCCCCGGAAGCGGATGAAAACGGATTTTGCCTTGTCCTGAGCGGGCACACCCATGGCGGACAAATCTGCCTGCCGGGCGGACACGCCCTGCTTTCCATGGAACGGATTCCGACACCCCTGTTCAGGGGACTCTGGCGGCGCGGATCAATGATCGGCTACACCTCGACCGGCACTGGCTCCTGCCATGTCCCCGTGCGCTATAATTGCCCGCCGGAAATTGTCATCCACACGCTGCGGTCATCCTCATGA
- the ribH gene encoding 6,7-dimethyl-8-ribityllumazine synthase has product MSKDKPDRLAIDGEGCRVAIIAARYNFQMVNTLLESVLQTLDTCGVRQEDVETFRVPGSNEIPHAASMIAKTGAFDVIIGLGLVIAGETDHHTIITHATASALQSVGVRFEVPVINGIISVSNEKQAADRISGELDRGSEFAYAALEMAQLNNLLQKRIFDEDANLVLDDLDWLDDLDQAADDDDESEDWKK; this is encoded by the coding sequence ATGAGTAAGGATAAACCAGATCGTCTGGCCATTGATGGAGAGGGCTGCCGGGTGGCGATTATCGCCGCACGTTACAATTTCCAAATGGTGAACACGCTCCTTGAGTCGGTGTTGCAGACGCTCGATACCTGCGGGGTGCGCCAAGAGGATGTGGAGACCTTCCGGGTCCCGGGATCCAATGAGATTCCCCACGCCGCTTCCATGATCGCCAAGACGGGTGCCTTTGATGTCATCATCGGCCTCGGTCTGGTCATTGCCGGAGAAACCGACCACCACACCATCATTACCCATGCCACCGCCAGTGCGCTCCAGTCAGTCGGGGTCCGTTTTGAGGTTCCGGTGATCAACGGGATCATCTCCGTCTCCAATGAAAAGCAGGCCGCCGACCGGATTAGCGGCGAGCTCGACCGCGGAAGCGAATTTGCCTATGCCGCACTCGAAATGGCTCAGCTGAATAACCTTCTCCAAAAGCGGATTTTTGACGAGGATGCCAATCTCGTCCTTGATGACCTTGATTGGCTCGACGACCTTGACCAAGCTGCTGATGATGATGATGAATCGGAGGACTGGAAGAAATGA
- the nusB gene encoding transcription antitermination factor NusB produces MSTRRDNRVAAMQFLYQWSLNSADDLGAELILFFKEMPKPRDYYGFAEELIHGAITHLDEIDTIIKSYLRNWDFDRIARIDLAILRLAIYEMLKRRDIPPVVSINEAIDLSKDYSIPDAKRFINGILDQYKLTLDRPLRSAARD; encoded by the coding sequence ATGAGTACCCGACGGGATAATCGAGTTGCGGCCATGCAGTTCCTGTATCAGTGGTCCTTGAATTCCGCCGATGATCTGGGGGCAGAGTTAATCTTGTTCTTCAAGGAGATGCCCAAGCCACGCGATTATTATGGCTTTGCCGAAGAGCTTATTCACGGTGCCATCACTCATCTGGATGAGATTGACACCATCATCAAAAGCTACCTCCGCAACTGGGACTTTGACCGGATCGCACGGATAGATCTGGCCATCCTGCGCCTCGCCATCTACGAGATGCTCAAGCGACGCGACATTCCGCCGGTCGTTTCCATCAACGAGGCCATCGATCTTTCAAAGGATTATTCCATTCCCGATGCCAAACGCTTTATCAATGGTATCCTTGATCAATACAAACTGACCTTGGACCGGCCCCTGAGGTCCGCGGCCCGGGATTGA
- the ftsY gene encoding signal recognition particle-docking protein FtsY, with translation MKSFFSKFKEGLKKSTPTFYKAFGKVGGLFSGKTIDADTLDELEEALYMADFGVETTEEILGAIREAYRENKELRGQEAAQIGTHVLESVLEGSEGRIEPGAHKPEVIALIGVNGSGKTTTTAKLAHLFKEDGLKPLVGACDTFRAAANEQVRTWCERLDVELVASQHGADSAAVAYDAYAAAKSRGADVLILDTAGRLHNKANLMKELQKIRRVLQKHDEAAPHHSWLVIDGSIGSNSIEQARVFHEAFGLTGIIVTKLDGTSRGGALVGIYRELKLPIYFVGLGEQPEDFQPFSIHHYTHALFGVED, from the coding sequence ATGAAATCGTTTTTCAGCAAGTTCAAGGAGGGGCTTAAAAAATCCACCCCGACTTTCTACAAGGCATTTGGCAAGGTCGGCGGGCTCTTCAGCGGCAAGACAATCGATGCCGATACCCTCGATGAGCTCGAGGAGGCCCTCTACATGGCCGACTTCGGCGTTGAGACCACTGAGGAGATTCTTGGCGCAATCCGTGAGGCCTATCGTGAGAACAAGGAATTGCGCGGGCAGGAGGCGGCCCAAATCGGGACACATGTCCTTGAATCTGTCCTGGAGGGTTCCGAGGGGCGCATTGAGCCGGGCGCGCACAAGCCCGAGGTCATTGCCCTTATCGGAGTCAATGGTAGTGGAAAAACCACGACAACCGCTAAATTGGCCCATCTCTTCAAGGAGGATGGGCTCAAGCCGTTGGTCGGGGCCTGCGATACGTTTCGCGCCGCCGCCAATGAACAGGTCCGCACATGGTGCGAGCGGCTCGATGTCGAGCTGGTTGCCAGCCAGCACGGTGCCGACTCCGCAGCTGTCGCCTACGACGCTTACGCTGCCGCAAAAAGCCGCGGAGCGGATGTCCTGATCCTTGATACCGCTGGCCGTCTTCACAATAAGGCAAACTTGATGAAGGAGCTGCAGAAGATTCGCCGTGTCCTCCAAAAGCATGATGAGGCGGCTCCACACCACTCGTGGTTGGTCATTGATGGCAGCATTGGCAGCAATTCAATCGAGCAGGCCCGGGTTTTCCATGAGGCCTTTGGACTTACCGGGATCATCGTCACCAAGCTCGACGGGACAAGCCGGGGCGGGGCACTTGTCGGGATTTACCGCGAGCTCAAGCTGCCCATTTACTTTGTTGGACTTGGTGAACAACCGGAGGATTTTCAACCGTTCTCAATTCATCACTACACGCATGCACTTTTTGGAGTGGAGGATTAA
- the aroB gene encoding 3-dehydroquinate synthase, with translation MILESLEVSLAERSYPIHIGRDLGTSLRRCVAADLADGRKLAVITDASVAREQAAFVEHAFGDLPVLVLPSGESTKAFHHLEHCANFLAEVGLDRGGRIFALGGGVIGDLAGFAAASFYRGIGFYQIPTTLLAMVDSSVGGKTGINLTAGKNLVGAFHQPLCVFADLDTLLSLPKREFNAGMAEVIKHGLLADEELFTLLESGPRLEASSEDLPAIIRRNCGIKAGVVSADEREESGQGGRALLNLGHTFGHAIEAVAGYGTYLHGEAIAIGLVLACQFSERLGNIDSATVDRAVPLLQKYDLPVRLRKPLPLDSLLAAVRKDKKSRAGSLRFVALEKIGKAVTVVGIEPGLLEELFVGVGAAQ, from the coding sequence ATGATTCTGGAGTCTCTTGAAGTATCCCTTGCCGAGCGGTCTTATCCGATCCACATCGGTCGCGACCTTGGCACGTCCCTGCGGCGGTGTGTCGCTGCTGACCTGGCTGACGGACGTAAGCTTGCTGTGATCACTGACGCCAGCGTGGCGCGTGAGCAGGCCGCCTTTGTTGAACATGCCTTCGGCGACCTGCCGGTCCTGGTTCTTCCGTCAGGCGAATCGACCAAGGCCTTTCACCATCTTGAGCATTGCGCCAATTTTCTCGCTGAAGTCGGGCTCGATCGGGGTGGTCGCATCTTCGCCCTTGGGGGTGGCGTCATAGGGGACCTTGCCGGCTTCGCCGCCGCCTCGTTTTACCGCGGAATCGGTTTTTACCAGATTCCGACTACGCTCCTCGCCATGGTCGACAGCTCTGTCGGTGGCAAGACGGGTATCAATTTGACTGCTGGCAAGAACCTCGTCGGGGCATTTCACCAGCCACTCTGCGTCTTTGCTGATTTGGATACCCTCCTTTCTCTTCCCAAGCGCGAATTCAACGCCGGGATGGCCGAGGTGATCAAACACGGGCTTCTGGCCGATGAAGAGCTTTTCACCCTTCTCGAATCCGGCCCGCGGCTGGAGGCCTCCAGCGAGGATCTCCCCGCCATCATCCGGCGGAATTGCGGCATCAAGGCGGGTGTCGTGAGTGCGGATGAACGTGAGGAATCCGGTCAGGGTGGCCGCGCCCTCCTCAACCTTGGACACACCTTTGGTCACGCCATTGAGGCAGTTGCCGGATACGGGACCTACTTGCACGGTGAGGCAATCGCCATCGGTTTGGTCCTTGCCTGCCAGTTTTCTGAACGGCTTGGCAATATTGATTCAGCCACTGTTGATCGGGCTGTCCCCCTTCTGCAGAAATACGATTTGCCAGTCCGCCTGCGGAAGCCCCTGCCGCTCGATTCCCTGCTCGCTGCCGTCCGCAAGGATAAGAAGTCCCGGGCCGGCAGCCTCCGCTTTGTCGCTTTGGAGAAAATCGGCAAGGCCGTCACCGTCGTAGGAATTGAGCCGGGTCTGCTCGAGGAGCTCTTTGTTGGCGTTGGAGCGGCACAATAG
- a CDS encoding fructosamine kinase family protein has product MNKEIEAAILKATGSDFRIKGTSSLGGGCIHNAQCLTGTDGRRFFIKQNRPSFRSSFEAEAAALRAIGKTKTIRVPEPVAVCSSNDMTALVLEFLPIGRAHPGSWENMGKELARLHHVQQANFGWEEDNWIGSTRQINTWKNDWIGFYAECRLQPQVQWAREKGLRLSDADVLIGQLHLFFDTYSPTASLLHGDPWAGNAGFLEDGTPVVFDPASYFGDRETDLAMTELFGGFPKPFYDGYGSVWPIDPGYERRRDLYQLYHVLNHFNIFGGGYGDQAASMIRHLLRGIG; this is encoded by the coding sequence ATGAACAAGGAAATCGAGGCAGCCATCTTGAAAGCCACCGGCTCGGACTTTCGCATCAAGGGCACAAGTTCGCTCGGCGGCGGCTGTATTCATAATGCCCAGTGTCTCACCGGGACGGATGGACGGCGTTTTTTCATCAAGCAGAACAGGCCCTCATTCCGTTCCTCCTTCGAGGCGGAGGCAGCAGCTTTACGAGCCATAGGGAAAACAAAGACCATCCGCGTGCCGGAACCTGTTGCCGTTTGCAGCTCCAATGACATGACAGCCCTCGTTCTCGAATTTCTTCCGATTGGCAGGGCGCATCCTGGAAGCTGGGAAAACATGGGCAAAGAGCTTGCCCGCCTTCATCATGTACAGCAGGCAAATTTCGGATGGGAGGAGGACAATTGGATCGGATCGACCCGGCAAATCAACACATGGAAAAATGACTGGATAGGGTTCTATGCGGAATGCCGTCTGCAGCCACAGGTCCAATGGGCTCGCGAGAAGGGTCTCCGGTTGAGTGATGCGGACGTATTGATCGGGCAACTACATTTATTTTTTGATACGTACTCCCCGACGGCGTCGCTCCTGCATGGCGATCCCTGGGCGGGCAACGCCGGTTTTCTTGAAGACGGGACACCCGTTGTATTTGATCCCGCAAGCTACTTCGGGGACCGGGAGACGGACCTCGCCATGACCGAGCTCTTTGGCGGATTTCCAAAACCCTTTTATGACGGCTACGGATCTGTCTGGCCCATCGATCCCGGATATGAGCGGCGGCGGGACCTGTACCAGCTCTACCATGTCCTCAACCACTTCAATATTTTCGGAGGTGGCTATGGGGATCAGGCAGCCAGCATGATCCGGCACCTGCTCAGGGGAATTGGATGA